In a single window of the Tachyglossus aculeatus isolate mTacAcu1 chromosome 14, mTacAcu1.pri, whole genome shotgun sequence genome:
- the ELK3 gene encoding ETS domain-containing protein Elk-3 isoform X3 → MESAITLWQFLLQLLLDQKHEHLICWTSNDGEFKLLKAEEVAKLWGLRKNKTNMNYDKLSRALRYYYDKNIIKKVIGQKFVYKFVSFPEILKMDPHAVEISRESLLLQDSDCKVPPEGREQPKHSLSALKSASRNEYIHSGLYSSFTINSLQNQPDTFKPIKTEKLEEKSEGSTPVEEVRTVIRFVTNKTDKQAMRPLVSLPSTSEAAAASAFLASSVSAKISSLMLPNAASISSPSSSSSRSPSLSPNSPLPSEHRSLFLESSCHDSDSLEPLNLSSGSKTKSPSLPPKAKKPKGLEISAPPLVLSSTDIGSIALNSPALPSGSLTPAFFTAQTPNGLLLTPSPLLSSIHFWSSLSPVAPLSPARLQGPNTLFQFPTLLNGHIPMPISSLDRASSPGLLSSNAQKS, encoded by the exons ATGGAGAGTGCAATCACACTGTGGCAGTTCCTGTTGCAGTTACTGCTCGATCAGAAACATGAGCACTTGATCTGTTGGACATCAAATGATGGCGAGTTCAAGCTACTCAAAGCGGAAGAGGTGGCCAAGCTGTGGGGACTacgaaaaaataaaacaaatatgaaTTACGACAAACTGAGCAGAGCCCTCAGATACTATTATGACAAG AACATCATCAAGAAAGTGATCGGGCAGAAGTTCGTGTACAAGTTTGTCTCTTTTCCTGAGATTTTGAAAATGGATCCCCATGCAGTGGAAATCAGCAGAGAAAGCCTTTTGCTGCAGGACAGCGATTGCAAGGTGCCTCCCGAGGGAAGAGAACAGCCCAAACACAGCCTGTCCGCCCTCAAAAGCGCAAGCCGAAATGAATACATCCATTCTGGCCTGTATTCGTCCTTCACCATTAACTCCCTACAAAACCAACCGGATACTTTCAAGCCAATTAAGACGGAGAAACTGGAGGAGAAATCCGAAGGAAGCACTCCAGTGGAAGAAGTTAGGACTGTTATCAGGTTTGTGACAAACAAAACAGACAAGCAAGCCATGCGGCCCCTGGTGTCGCTACCTTCCACGTCCGAGGCTGCGGCCGCCTCCGCCTTCTTGGCTTCGTCCGTCTCGGCCAAAATATCTTCTTTAATGTTGCCTAATGCTGCCAGCATTTCTTCGCCTTCGTCGTCCTCGTCTcgctccccctccctgtcccccaactCCCCGCTCCCTTCTGAACACAGAAGCCTCTTCCTTGAGTCCAGTTGTCATGACTCAGATTCTCTAGAGCCCCTGAACCTGTCCTCAGGCTCCAAGACAAAATCTCCGTCTCTTCCCCCAAAGGCTAAGAAACCCAAAGGCCTGGAAATCTCAGCACCCCCGCTGGTCCTTTCCAGCACGGATATCGGCTCGATTGCGCTCAACAGTCCAGCCCTGCCCTCGGGATCCCTCACTCCAGCCTTCTTCACCGCACAG ACTCCAAATGGCTTACTATTGACGCCAAGCCCACTGCTGTCTAGCATTCACTTCTGGAGCAGCCTTAGTCCTGTAGCTCCGTTGAGTCCTGCCAGGCTGCAAGGACCAAATACCTTGTTTCAG
- the ELK3 gene encoding ETS domain-containing protein Elk-3 isoform X2, translating into MNSLGMESAITLWQFLLQLLLDQKHEHLICWTSNDGEFKLLKAEEVAKLWGLRKNKTNMNYDKLSRALRYYYDKNIIKKVIGQKFVYKFVSFPEILKMDPHAVEISRESLLLQDSDCKVPPEGREQPKHSLSALKSASRNEYIHSGLYSSFTINSLQNQPDTFKPIKTEKLEEKSEGSTPVEEVRTVIRFVTNKTDKQAMRPLVSLPSTSEAAAASAFLASSVSAKISSLMLPNAASISSPSSSSSRSPSLSPNSPLPSEHRSLFLESSCHDSDSLEPLNLSSGSKTKSPSLPPKAKKPKGLEISAPPLVLSSTDIGSIALNSPALPSGSLTPAFFTAQTPNGLLLTPSPLLSSIHFWSSLSPVAPLSPARLQGPNTLFQFPTLLNGHIPMPISSLDRASSPGLLSSNAQKS; encoded by the exons GTATGGAGAGTGCAATCACACTGTGGCAGTTCCTGTTGCAGTTACTGCTCGATCAGAAACATGAGCACTTGATCTGTTGGACATCAAATGATGGCGAGTTCAAGCTACTCAAAGCGGAAGAGGTGGCCAAGCTGTGGGGACTacgaaaaaataaaacaaatatgaaTTACGACAAACTGAGCAGAGCCCTCAGATACTATTATGACAAG AACATCATCAAGAAAGTGATCGGGCAGAAGTTCGTGTACAAGTTTGTCTCTTTTCCTGAGATTTTGAAAATGGATCCCCATGCAGTGGAAATCAGCAGAGAAAGCCTTTTGCTGCAGGACAGCGATTGCAAGGTGCCTCCCGAGGGAAGAGAACAGCCCAAACACAGCCTGTCCGCCCTCAAAAGCGCAAGCCGAAATGAATACATCCATTCTGGCCTGTATTCGTCCTTCACCATTAACTCCCTACAAAACCAACCGGATACTTTCAAGCCAATTAAGACGGAGAAACTGGAGGAGAAATCCGAAGGAAGCACTCCAGTGGAAGAAGTTAGGACTGTTATCAGGTTTGTGACAAACAAAACAGACAAGCAAGCCATGCGGCCCCTGGTGTCGCTACCTTCCACGTCCGAGGCTGCGGCCGCCTCCGCCTTCTTGGCTTCGTCCGTCTCGGCCAAAATATCTTCTTTAATGTTGCCTAATGCTGCCAGCATTTCTTCGCCTTCGTCGTCCTCGTCTcgctccccctccctgtcccccaactCCCCGCTCCCTTCTGAACACAGAAGCCTCTTCCTTGAGTCCAGTTGTCATGACTCAGATTCTCTAGAGCCCCTGAACCTGTCCTCAGGCTCCAAGACAAAATCTCCGTCTCTTCCCCCAAAGGCTAAGAAACCCAAAGGCCTGGAAATCTCAGCACCCCCGCTGGTCCTTTCCAGCACGGATATCGGCTCGATTGCGCTCAACAGTCCAGCCCTGCCCTCGGGATCCCTCACTCCAGCCTTCTTCACCGCACAG ACTCCAAATGGCTTACTATTGACGCCAAGCCCACTGCTGTCTAGCATTCACTTCTGGAGCAGCCTTAGTCCTGTAGCTCCGTTGAGTCCTGCCAGGCTGCAAGGACCAAATACCTTGTTTCAG